From Lytechinus pictus isolate F3 Inbred chromosome 6, Lp3.0, whole genome shotgun sequence, the proteins below share one genomic window:
- the LOC135154553 gene encoding uncharacterized protein C1orf131 homolog, with protein sequence MDIGDEIKRTILEKLMEYGDSVVEDPQPGPHTTQNGRKACHHRGNQKGDSVSKKKVKKKKKKKQALSVDASVIKCRKEKQNSLRSFEEELRLFKASQEEKDLEVEANIELDRRKDCDGQKKKRKPPEVVVFNDPTKKKKENLSKVQTSAGPKGRELSEGEVDLDQARHEVWKFGISGLSFEDKEKQEAAKAVQLGAKPPKRAFVNYKELMETKRQKKIEEKQQREIDRQMGIKTSKKKDEKIQLQNIGFWTDKTQRKGVYVDGQLGKYKRGVQVFSKRDIAKIKSQTGKRKGKR encoded by the exons ATGGATATCGGAGACGAAATTAAGAGAACGATTCTAGAAAAGCTTATGGAGTATG gtGACAGCGTAGTTGAAGACCCACAGCCTGGTCCCCATACAACACAAAATGGAAGGAAAGCTTGCCATCACCGTGGGAACCAAAAAGGGGATTCGGTCTCCAAGAAAAAggttaagaagaagaagaaaaagaaacaggCCTTATCTGTGGATGCAAGTGTCATCAAATGTCGCAAAGAAAAGCAGAACTCTTTGAGAAGTTTTGAGGAAGAACTGAGATTGTTCAAGGCATCGCAGGAAGAGAAGGATTTAGAGGTGGAAGCGAATATTGAGCTTGACAGAAGGAAAGACTGTGATggacagaagaagaagagaaaaccACCAGAAGTGGTTGTATTTAATGATCCaaccaagaagaaaaaagag AACTTGTCCAAGGTGCAGACTAGTGCAGGACCCAAGGGCAGAGAACTGAGTGAGGGAGAGGTGGACCTGGATCAAGCAAGACATGAGGTCTGGAAGTTTGGCATTAGCGGACTATCCTTCGAAGATAAAGAGAAGCAAGAAGCGGCTAAGGCTGTTCAACTAGGAGCAAAG CCCCCGAAGAGAGCATTTGTGAATTACAAAGAGCTAATGGAAACCAAGCGACAGAAGAAGATTGAAGAGAAACAGCAAAGAGAAATT GATCGACAGATGGGGATAAAAACATCAAAgaagaaagatgaaaagataCAACTCCA GAACATAGGCTTCTGGACAGACAAGACGCAAAGGAAAGGTGTCTATGTGGATGGGCAACTTGGAAAATACAAGAGGGGTGTGCAGGTCTTCTCAAAGAGGGACATAGCAAAGATAAAAAGTCAGacaggaaaaagaaaagggaagaggtgA
- the LOC135154552 gene encoding uncharacterized protein LOC135154552, translating into MEVSSCDQIGVPPSWTMNKTLFGMYGTKRKSNFNHDVEPHDQFCPVAKKACPSTDLAMDDDCLPEMPSPAITNQPLTHQVPHMPPSFHQHESDRMGLDEEPEKQDAPKWISWQEGRLASWSSVVRSCQGGDNADTDRGATGEGGPCQGGGEERLGWGTEEEALQILPRVEIDRWSPTPDDIQKQLEKQVRTPELAQARQACLRARVDQLQSQLQYMKSMDVESNDYWALPQENHLKMEDELEQARIAMESDYVPDPFQYHCSDIPVPMAGHDTGSVNQVRCYCKPNWEGMLDPIGYI; encoded by the exons ATGGAAGTTTCATCGTGTGATCAGATAGGGGTGCCCCCAAGTTGGACCATGAACAAGACGTTGTTTGGAATGTATGGGACCAAGAGGAAATCCAATTTCAACCATGATGTGGAGCCACATGATCAG TTCTGTCCAGTAGCCAAAAAGGCATGTCCTTCAACGGACCTTGCAATGGACGACGATTGCCTTCCAGAGATGCCGTCCCCAGCCATCACCAACCAACCGTTGACGCACCAAGTACCTCACATGCCACCATCATTCCACCAACACGAAAGCGACCGCATGGGACTGGACGAAGAGCCAGAGAAGCAGGACGCCCCCAAGTGGATCTCCTGGCAGGAAGGCCGTCTGGCGAGTTGGTCATCCGTTGTTCGGTCATGCCAGGGTGGGGACAATGCTGATACGGACAGAGGGGCGACGGGGGAGGGTGGACCTTGCCAAGGGGGCGGGGAGGAGAGACTTGGCTGGGGTACGGAAGAGGAAGCACTGCAGATACTGCCAAGGGTCGAGATTGACCGCTGGTCACCGACCCCAGATGACATCCAGAAGCAGTTAGAG AAACAAGTCCGAACTCCTGAGCTTGCACAGGCGAGGCAGGCATGTCTACGAGCAAGGGTAGATCAATTACAATCACAACTCCAGTATATGAAG TCTATGGACGTTGAAAGTAACGACTACTGGGCGCTTCCTCAAGAAAATCATCTGAAAATGGAGGATGAGTTAGAGCAGGCTCGTATTGCCATGGAGTCTGACTATGTTCCGGATCCATTCCAGTATCATTGCAGTGATATACCGGTACCGATGGCTGG CCATGATACCGGTTCTGTCAACCAAGTCCGCTGTTACTGCAAGCCTAATTGGGAGGGAATGCTGGATCCGATAGGGTATATATGA